Below is a window of 'Nostoc azollae' 0708 DNA.
AAACCAACAACACGAACATAGCAGTTACCATACTGAGAACGGCAAGCTTGAACTTCACCTAATACTTCTTGAGTTGTTTTAGCACTAAACAAAGGTAGCTTCCACATTGTCCAGAATAATTCAGTAGGTTCAGAAGTTTCGTTGAACTCAACTGCTGGGATGTAGCCTTGGTTCAGAATGTACTGAACTTGCTTGGCGATTTGCGCGTCAGATAGAGGAGGAAGATAAGAGAGGGTTTCGTAACGGCGCTCTTTTGGTAAAGTTTGCATAGCTGTTGATAATTGGGGGCTATTTTTCACTGATTGGTTTTTGGGGCTTGCGCCTATCCTAACTGGATAAATTATCCAAGTCAGGATCTAAAATTGTCTGCTGTTCAGTTTTTGGGGCGGGATTTGATAAATTTAATTGCGTGATACGTTCAAGATGCTGGCGACGCTGTTCCATGTTGGCTTGCTGAATGCCAGTACGCACCATTTCTGGTAAGAAATCTGTCACTTCTGCCGCGATGTGTTCCCTGACAGTCATAATCCGCAGAGCCAAATCTGAGTTCTCCCGAAACAGTTCCTCAATATACGCTTCTCCATCTTGCATTTTTCCAGCAGAAAAGTTTTGCAACCAATGTGCTAATGGAGGATTTGTTTCGCCTAGCTGTGCCAAAACAGTCATAAGTGCCTGATAAGTCAGATAACTTTGGAGAGTTTTGGCTATGTCTTTCGCAATTTGCTTTAGATTCATGCTTAACCCCAGCCCCATTGATTTTAGATTTTAGATTTTGGATTTTAAATTCATCCAATAGTCCAAAATCCCAAATCCTAAATTATCAGACGGTATCCATTGCTTCAAACTCGAACTTGATTTCTTTCCACAGTTCGCAAGCAACGGCCAGTTCAGGAGACCACTTAGCAGCTTCGCGGATAATATCGTTACCTTCACGAGCTAAGTTACGTCCTTCGTTACGAGCTTGGATACAAGCTTCTAGGGCTACACGGTTAGCGGTTGCACCAGGAGCGTTACCCCATGGGTGACCAAGTGTCCCACCACCAAACTGTAGTACGGAGTCATCACCAAAGATTTCTACGAGTGCGGGCATGTGCCATACGTGGATACCACCGGAAGCAACTGCCATTACACCAGGCATAGAAGCCCAATCTTGGGTGAAGTAGATACCACGAGACTTGTCTTGTTCAACGTAGTTTTCACGT
It encodes the following:
- the rcbX gene encoding RuBisCO chaperone RbcX, with the translated sequence MNLKQIAKDIAKTLQSYLTYQALMTVLAQLGETNPPLAHWLQNFSAGKMQDGEAYIEELFRENSDLALRIMTVREHIAAEVTDFLPEMVRTGIQQANMEQRRQHLERITQLNLSNPAPKTEQQTILDPDLDNLSS
- a CDS encoding ribulose bisphosphate carboxylase small subunit, which codes for MQTLPKERRYETLSYLPPLSDAQIAKQVQYILNQGYIPAVEFNETSEPTELFWTMWKLPLFSAKTTQEVLGEVQACRSQYGNCYVRVVGFDNIKQCQVLSFIVHKPSRY